ATATAAAATTCGAGTTGTAGCAAATAATCCTGAATTAGCTACCGATACTAAAGCTGTTAAAATGACAAAGTTCATGATGTCAGCCGCATACGGAACGCCTAACTGTTCAAATACAGCCACAAACGGACTTTCTAGCAGCCCTGCTTGTTTCCAAGGAATAATTCCTACTAATACAGCGATGGTCAAAATAAAGAAAATCATGACTCGCCATATTGTGTTATTAATAGCTTTAGGAAGCGTTTTTTCTGGGTTTTCACTTTCACCAGCGGCAATACCAATCAATTCCGTTCCTTGAAATGAAAAATTTACAGCTACCATGGTCAAAAGGACGCTTACAAATCCTGTTGGGAAAAGTCCATCTTCAGTGATATGACTAAATGAGATGTTTTTACTATTTTCAAGAGGGATAAGTCCAAATAATGCGGCTCCTCCTAATAAAATAAAGAGAATAATAGTAACAACTTTTATAATTGAAAACCAAAATTCACTTTCAGCATAACTTCTTGCAGAGAATGCATTCGTCACAAAGAGGAGAACAGCAAAAACTAAACACCAAATCCAGATGGGGGTATGAGGAAACCACCGCTCCATTAAAATGCCGATTGCCGTAAGCTCTAAGCTGACCGTTGTTCCCCAGCTCAGCCAATACATCCATCCGATTGTAAAGCCTGTTGCAGGATTGATAAATTTAGTAGCATAATCTTGAAAAGAGCCGGAAACAGGCATAGCTACTGACAATTCTCCTAAACAAAGCATAGTTAAATACATCATTAGTCCACCAACTAGATAAGCAAGAATGGTTCCCGCCGGTCCAGCATGACTAATTGTGTAGCCTGAACCAATGAAAAAACCAGATCCAATGACACCCCCTAGTGTAATCATGAATAAGTGCCTGCCTTTAATTGTTCTTTGCAAATCTGACTCGTTTTGTTTTGTTTTCATACCCATTATGACAACCCCTTTTTCAACGTTATATATAAATCGATGTAGAAAATTCGACATGACTAAAGAACGGTCATGTCGGATTTTCTATGCCTAAACGGCTACCACTCTCCTTTAGGGTGTGGCGCCATCCTCATAGGTGAAATTTTGAGGGGATATTCAAGTTGTATGAATCACCGATTGGGAAGGCTCTTTGATGAAAGATGTCGAGCTAATAATTAGAATGTATATATTTATTTATCTCATTCTATTTATCTGACATATACTTTTTTCTCTAACGTTAAAAGGTTGATTTGTTCCCAGTCGGGCTCATAGCCGATACCAGCTTTATCTGGAACGTTAATGATGCCGTTGTCAACCGTGATTTCAGGCTGCACAATGTCTTTCAACCAGTACTTCGAAGAAGCAGCTGTATCTCCGGGAAGGGTAAAGTTAGCAAGAGTCGTAATGGCAATATTATGAGCTCTGCCAATACCTGATTCCAGCATCCCCCCGCACCAAACTGGCATATTATGTGCTTGACATAAATCATGAATTTTTTTGGCTTCTGTTAGCCCGCCAACTCGTCCAATCTTAATATTAATAATTTTTGTGCTTCCAAGTTTAATAGCTTTGCGTA
This sequence is a window from Priestia aryabhattai. Protein-coding genes within it:
- a CDS encoding amino acid permease — protein: MKTKQNESDLQRTIKGRHLFMITLGGVIGSGFFIGSGYTISHAGPAGTILAYLVGGLMMYLTMLCLGELSVAMPVSGSFQDYATKFINPATGFTIGWMYWLSWGTTVSLELTAIGILMERWFPHTPIWIWCLVFAVLLFVTNAFSARSYAESEFWFSIIKVVTIILFILLGGAALFGLIPLENSKNISFSHITEDGLFPTGFVSVLLTMVAVNFSFQGTELIGIAAGESENPEKTLPKAINNTIWRVMIFFILTIAVLVGIIPWKQAGLLESPFVAVFEQLGVPYAADIMNFVILTALVSVANSGLFATTRILYSLSKNNMAPSSLSKVSRFGIPLHALLVSLGLSCMCLLTSFFAADTVYVWLLSIASMTAIAAWMSIAASQYFFRRQYIKSGNNIADLKYRTPLYPVVPILAFTLNSAALVSLIFIPEQRMALYCGVPFALICYALYFWHYKQKQSDYKVETEKKS